The following DNA comes from Enterocloster bolteae.
GCCAAAGCCAGCTGCAGGATGCTGGCACCGAACTTTTTCTTATCCCTTCCCCTGGTCTTAAGCTCAAATATTCCGTTTACCGCATTTAACAATGCTGCCAGCAAAAACACCAGAGGGAAAAGCATATGATTTCCCTCCGGGTTAATGAATGACAGCACAGCCAGGATTACAATGGCAATCCCAAGTATCAGGTGCA
Coding sequences within:
- a CDS encoding DUF6637 family protein — encoded protein: MQGQRGRSERHSGVFLDMVHLILGIAIVILAVLSFINPEGNHMLFPLVFLLAALLNAVNGIFELKTRGRDKKKFGASILQLALAAGLMVLGIVSAISIWA